In Phacochoerus africanus isolate WHEZ1 chromosome 2, ROS_Pafr_v1, whole genome shotgun sequence, one DNA window encodes the following:
- the ABO gene encoding histo-blood group ABO system transferase isoform X1, producing MDPRDFWGKSAKLWLCPILLFVACLGFYSNVFSLTPRWQSKESQSPEAQQLQESSLQPESLPWSEGDCHLDTRRIPEVPRLIYPKAQVLKPTRVDVLVMTPWFAPVIWDGTFDSAILDAQFRNTTIGLTVFAIKKYVVFLKLFLETAEKYFMVGHRVNYYIFTDRPADVPQVPLREGRQVVVLEVRNYSRWQDISMHRMEMIGNFSQQRFLHEVDYLVCVDVDMKFSDHVGVEILAPLFGTLHPGFYAAPRQSFTYERRPLSQAYIPRDEGDFYYAGGFFGGSVPEVQRLTTACHQAMVADKAKGIEAVWHDESHLNRYLLYHKPSKVLSPEYLWDEHMLQRPPFLRKLRYVAVPKNHAEIRNR from the exons CAATGTTTTCAGCCTGACTCCCAGGTGGCAGAGCAAAGAGTCTCAAAG CCCCgaggcccagcagctgcaggagaGCTCTCTCCAACCAGAGAGCCTGCCCTGGAG TGAAGGTGACTGCCACCTGGACACCCGCAGGATACCCGAAGTACCCAG GTTGATTTACCCCAAGGCCCAGGTCCTCAAGCCCAC GAGAGTGGACGTGCTGGTCATGACTCCCTGGTTTGCTCCCGTCATCTGGGATGGGACCTTTGATTCTGCTATCCTGGATGCACAGTTCAGAAACACCACCATTGGCCTAACCGTATTTGCCATCAAAAA ATACGTGGTCTTCCTGAAGCTGTTCCTGGAGACGGCGGAGAAATACTTCATGGTGGGACACAGGGTCAACTACTACATCTTCACCGACCGGCCGGCTGATGTGCCCCAGGTCCCCCTCCGGGAAGGGAGGCAGGTGGTGGTGCTCGAGGTCCGGAACTACAGTCGCTGGCAGGACATATCCATGCACCGAATGGAGATGATCGGCAACTTCTCCCAGCAGCGCTTCCTCCACGAGGTGGACTACCTCGTGTGCGTGGACGTGGACATGAAGTTCAGCGACCACGTGGGCGTGGAGATCCTGGCCCCCCTCTTCGGAACCCTGCACCCCGGTTTCTATGCAGCTCCGCGCCAGTCTTTCACCTACGAACGCCGGCCCCTGTCTCAGGCTTACATTCCGAGAGATGAGGGCGACTTTTACTATGCAGgaggcttttttggggggtcggTCCCTGAGGTGCAGCGGCTCACCACCGCGTGTCACCAGGCCATGGTGGCTGACAAGGCCAAGGGCATCGAGGCTGTGTGGCATGATGAGAGCCACCTGAACAGgtacctgctgtaccacaagccCAGCAAGGTGCTGTCCCCGGAGTACCTATGGGATGAGCATATGCTGCAGAGACCCCCCTTCCTCAGGAAACTGCGCTACGTGGCGGTGCCCAAGAATCACGCAGAGATTCGGAACCGATGA
- the ABO gene encoding histo-blood group ABO system transferase isoform X2 has product MDPRDFWGKSAKLWLCPILLFVACLGFYSNVFSLTPRWQSKESQSPEAQQLQESSLQPESLPWSEGDCHLDTRRIPEVPRLIYPKAQVLKPTYVVFLKLFLETAEKYFMVGHRVNYYIFTDRPADVPQVPLREGRQVVVLEVRNYSRWQDISMHRMEMIGNFSQQRFLHEVDYLVCVDVDMKFSDHVGVEILAPLFGTLHPGFYAAPRQSFTYERRPLSQAYIPRDEGDFYYAGGFFGGSVPEVQRLTTACHQAMVADKAKGIEAVWHDESHLNRYLLYHKPSKVLSPEYLWDEHMLQRPPFLRKLRYVAVPKNHAEIRNR; this is encoded by the exons CAATGTTTTCAGCCTGACTCCCAGGTGGCAGAGCAAAGAGTCTCAAAG CCCCgaggcccagcagctgcaggagaGCTCTCTCCAACCAGAGAGCCTGCCCTGGAG TGAAGGTGACTGCCACCTGGACACCCGCAGGATACCCGAAGTACCCAG GTTGATTTACCCCAAGGCCCAGGTCCTCAAGCCCAC ATACGTGGTCTTCCTGAAGCTGTTCCTGGAGACGGCGGAGAAATACTTCATGGTGGGACACAGGGTCAACTACTACATCTTCACCGACCGGCCGGCTGATGTGCCCCAGGTCCCCCTCCGGGAAGGGAGGCAGGTGGTGGTGCTCGAGGTCCGGAACTACAGTCGCTGGCAGGACATATCCATGCACCGAATGGAGATGATCGGCAACTTCTCCCAGCAGCGCTTCCTCCACGAGGTGGACTACCTCGTGTGCGTGGACGTGGACATGAAGTTCAGCGACCACGTGGGCGTGGAGATCCTGGCCCCCCTCTTCGGAACCCTGCACCCCGGTTTCTATGCAGCTCCGCGCCAGTCTTTCACCTACGAACGCCGGCCCCTGTCTCAGGCTTACATTCCGAGAGATGAGGGCGACTTTTACTATGCAGgaggcttttttggggggtcggTCCCTGAGGTGCAGCGGCTCACCACCGCGTGTCACCAGGCCATGGTGGCTGACAAGGCCAAGGGCATCGAGGCTGTGTGGCATGATGAGAGCCACCTGAACAGgtacctgctgtaccacaagccCAGCAAGGTGCTGTCCCCGGAGTACCTATGGGATGAGCATATGCTGCAGAGACCCCCCTTCCTCAGGAAACTGCGCTACGTGGCGGTGCCCAAGAATCACGCAGAGATTCGGAACCGATGA